A DNA window from Helianthus annuus cultivar XRQ/B chromosome 15, HanXRQr2.0-SUNRISE, whole genome shotgun sequence contains the following coding sequences:
- the LOC118487429 gene encoding uncharacterized protein LOC118487429 has product MDKEKKVRKNKQKKKDEKDEFYVYPTESENENEEIFENESEEKDEDDAEEQPITILKAATDWIDQENQENVQNSPIKSNETEKTHTESGGSWGQFFIKPSIGNKDKMWVDSQSRLRNFMPSQNQSEGLSDIHSTKSGDENMKNIEDKKSHEEYLVTALDDHFKGFEEIFKNIQSRIDEIIEEYPNNEALHNKVNE; this is encoded by the coding sequence ATGGATAAAGAGAAAAAAGTCAGAAAgaataaacaaaaaaagaaagatgaaaaggatgaattttatgtttatccaACTGAATCCGAGAATGAAAACgaagaaatttttgaaaatgaatctgaagaaaaagatgaagacGATGCTGAAGAACAACCAATCACCATACTTAAAGCTGCAACAGACTGGATTGATCAAGAGAATCAAGAGAATGTTCAAAACAGCCCAATTAAATCCAATGAAACTGAGAAAACACATACAGAAAGTGGAGGATCATGGGGGCAATTCTTCATTAAACCATCAATAGgaaataaagataaaatgtggGTAGACAGTCAAAGCCGACTGCGTAATTTCATGCCATCACAAAATCAAAGTGAAGGTCTTTCTGACATTCATTCAACAAAAAGTGGCGATGAAAATATGAAGAACATTGAAGATAAAAAATCACATGAAGAATATCTTGTGACTGCTTTGGATGATCATTTTAAAGGATTTGAAGAAATTTTCAAAAACATCCAATCACGCATAGATGAGATTATCGAGGAATATCCAAACAATGAAGCTCTTCATAACAAAGTAAACGAATAG
- the LOC110911029 gene encoding glucan endo-1,3-beta-glucosidase 12, protein MFKMPILLTPLFFLFLCVSGQELLQISTPNQDSHTLGVFVNQENLNDVASTVLAAENWLRTHVLSYYPSFVNITSIVVSNDNLCDENQQHIVELVLFAMQNVHHSLVRWGLEKKIRVSVSFTPKCLQLQLQQSHVKRVLEFLLAIDSTYIVKTEGVVDQFGRVLSSYRQSSVDLGVFGSKTARRMLPEGDYSVPSDAAAAPLPPLIGVTPPPMFSLPFAPGTQPPVRSPVNGAHPPYGLHLPPCNPYPSPGGGGAMAAPPLVGGDGAMAGPPLAREQMWCVAKPSVPLEKLQEAMDYACGEGGADCGPISPNGSCYFPDSVVAHASYAFNSYWQKNKKNGGTCGFGGTAMLISSDPSFLQCHFTLA, encoded by the exons ATGTTCAAAATGCCCATCCTCTTAACTcccctcttcttcctcttcctttGTG TTTCAGGTCAAGAACTACTTCAAATCTCAACACCCAACCAAGATTCACACACACTAGGAGTGTTTGTGAACCAGGAGAACCTAAACGACGTCGCATCCACCGTTTTAGCAGCGGAAAACTGGCTCAGAACTCATGTTTTGTCTTACTACCCATCATTTGTTAACATAACCTCCATTGTTGTCTCTAATGACAACCTCTGTGATGAAAACCAACAACATATTGTTGAACTAGTGTTGTTCGCTATGCAGAATGTTCATCATTCTCTTGTTAGGTGGGGTTTGGAGAAAAAAATCAGGGTTTCTGTTAGTTTTACCCCAAAATGTTTACAGTTACAGTTACAACAATCGCATGTTAAACGTGTGCTTGAATTCTTGCTGGCTATTGATTCGACCTACATTGTGAAAACTGAGGGTGTTGTTGATCAGTTTGGTCGGGTTTTGAGCTCCTACAGGCAATCTAGTGTGGATTTGGGTGTTTTCGGGTCAAAAACAGCAAGAAGAATGTTACCTGAGGGTGATTACTCAGTTCCGTCCGATGCGGCTGCCGCCCCGCTCCCGCCGCTCATCGGAGTTACGCCGCCGCCGATGTTTTCTCTACCGTTTGCTCCCGGGACGCAGCCGCCGGTTAGGAGTCCGGTGAACGGTGCACATCCGCCGTATGGGCTTCATCTGCCTCCGTGCAACCCGTATCCTAGTCCCGGAG gtGGTGGAGCGATGGCGGCTCCACCTTTAGTGGGAGGTGACGGGGCAATGGCGGGCCCGCCGCTTGCGCGTGAACAAATGTGGTGCGTGGCGAAACCGAGTGTACCGCTGGAAAAGTTGCAGGAGGCAATGGATTACGCGTGTGGAGAAGGTGGTGCGGATTGTGGTCCGATTAGTCCAAACGGAAGTTGTTACTTTCCGGACTCCGTTGTGGCTCATGCTTCCTACGCTTTCAATAGTTACTGGCAGAAGAACAAGAAGAACGGTGGGACTTGTGGATTTGGCGGAACCGCCATGCTCATCAGCTCCGATCCAA GTTTTCTTCAGTGCCATTTCACACTTGCATAA
- the LOC110913435 gene encoding uncharacterized protein LOC110913435: MNRIPTADALSKRGIVVGDGLCPLCKSEAESVDHLFTSCYVAVILWHKVSRWCRIPPIFAFSFKDLLEVHKSNHVKIAEKMIVQGVVYSALWCLWAARNKGIFSGVEVKVENIFCELKSLGFLWFKYRSRNNHISWLDWCNFDLM, encoded by the coding sequence ATGAACAGGATCCCTACGGCGGATGCTTTGAGTAAAAGGGGGATTGTGGTGGGAGATGGGCTGTGTCCTCTTTGCAAGTCGGAAGCCGAGTCGGTGGATCACCTCTTCACATCGTGTTATGTGGCGGTCATCCTTTGGCATAAGGTTAGCCGATGGTGTCGAATCCCTCCTATTTTTGCGTTCTCTTTTAAAGATTTGTTGGAAGTGCACAAGTCGAACCATGTTAAGATCGCTGAGAAGATGATTGTTCAAGGTGTTGTGTACTCGGCTTTATGGTGCTTGTGGGCGGCTCGGAATAAGGGGATTTTCTCGGGTGTTGAGGTCAAAGTGGAGAACATTTTTTGTGAGTTAAAGTCCCTTGGTTTTTTATGGTTCAAGTATAGATCTAGAAACAACCACATCTCGTGGCTGGATTGGTGTAATTTTGATTTGATGTAG